Part of the Mangifera indica cultivar Alphonso chromosome 4, CATAS_Mindica_2.1, whole genome shotgun sequence genome, ATCACTCACGACCGTGCACTCGGGGCCTTTCCCGACTTCCATCAAGTTATTAGCCTGGTTCACTTTGCTGTCGTAAGTGGCATGATATGACTCCAGCATGGGAAAACGCCGTCGGATTTGCTCAATCCAGGCTTCATCTTCTTCCAGGAAGATTGTTCTGCCTCCGTAGTTGAGCGAGCTCCACATCAGGCTGTCGTGGCCGAGCCCGAAAACAAGGAAATTACATGGGGATTTCTTCTCCAGGATTCTTGCTGTCACTGCGATCTCTTTGAGGGTTTGTTGTGGGGTGATTGTTGACGTTGTGTAATGAATAAGAGCTTGCGCTAGAGATCTTGGGATTTTGTTACAACTTGGTGAGCAATTTTCAGGATTTGATGAGTCTTTTGTTGCACTCAAGGTTTTTGGAAGATGATTTGTTTGTGAAATGGGGGAAGACTCTTCTTGTTTTGACAATGATAAGCTTGATCTCAACACAAAAAGGAGCAAGAAGGCAATGAAAACTCCAAGAAGGAGCACCTTGAAGCTCAATGTTGGATTGGTTTTAGGCCTCATTGGAGAAGAATTGTCAAGAATTGTGAAATTATGGTGAAGGGAAATGGAGATTGGCTGTTATATTTTGGAATTTGGGTAGAAttggaggaagaaaaaaattgaattgtaatGCTTAGACATGAAGGCAAGAGATTGAACATTGATGAGGACAAGAGAGCTACTATGATTTTGCATGaagcaaaaacaataaaaaaggttGGTGGATCTACTAAGTTTGGTGGGAAGTTTTGATTCATCATTTTCAGTTTTTCTTGTTGATTTGGTGAAAGTggaatgattaattttttatcacaGGTTGAAGCTACAAGTTTAGGGGAAGTTTGATAATGAAATGCCGCCTCatgcaaatattttttgttaggcTGTTAAGCTATGAACAGGGATTTATTATTGTGCAATTTGAAGATGAATTTTGTGGTTGTTTATTGGATAAGTAATATTTTGGTTTAAGTAAGTTAATGTGAGTGTTACATCATTTAATAAATCTAATTCAAAATACAAACTTTATGAGattatatcttattaaaatatatgaaaaagatacTAATACGGTTAAACCATTAATCTCcaagattaaaaattgattcaataatcaataaaattatacatatccacttttgaatacataaatagatatatatatgaaatatttttatgtgattagatgttattttattattaatttaaaatcactcaattatataataacacatcgtATCTATACTTAGTTGTGTGCACAAAAGCTGTGTCTGCATAGCACCGcttgttataaatttgattaaaccTTAAAGTGCATTTGAGAACTTTTGTTTTTTAGACTTTCAAAAGTGCTTCCAAGCAATTGTTTTTTGAGAATGATTTGGAGTGCTTCTTGGGAAGAAAAACCTCATCAAGGTCATCCCAAGTGCTTTAGAGCAAACACTACTGGCCTAAATATGCTTCTCACAAAAGCACTCTAAATGGTACCTCATGAAATAGAGTTTCTCTTACTGATTCCATTGCAGACAAACTCCAAAACTCATCAAATCCAGCATCACATTCGGAATAAACTTCATCTTGTTACATTtacaatttataaacaaataaacagaTTTCTATAAAACTGAGTGTAAACAGCTAAATTTGTAAGGCAGGTCAATACAATCACAAATTTTGTTGGATCCTATTCTGCTTTCATTGATAATTTCTTCACACAAGCAGTGAGATCAAAGGCCATAAAACAAGACTTATGAATTACATTAAAGAACTTGCAGAAAAACCGTCTAGCCTGTGATACATATAAAGgggtaaaattttgattctatgtaaatcatattttagcTGTACAAGGCAAACCTCTCGCAACAATCTGCTAAAAAGACCTattccttaaccaaaatttcacTGTTGTGTCTACCTCAAATTCCATCGCCATAAATTTACATTCAGCAGTGACTTCCGTTTTCATCTATCCTCCTCTTTGTAATCTAATGTGTTTTTTTGTTCCCTGGTTAGAACTTGGCAGCGACTATCTGATTGAAAAAGTTGTTTTGTCTTGTGGGGAAGGAATCCATGTACAACTGTTTACTGCCAGTCAGATTCGCAAAGGATTGTTTCTTCCTAGCATGCTAATTGAAAAGGATCTGTAGGGACCTTCTGGATAAAAAATTAGGCATGCAAAGAGTCTGATTTCATGTGTCACCTGTCATTTCTTCCATTGTGAAGAAGAGATTGTTTGTAGATTATCACTGAAGGTTTCCTGGGTCTTGGTCTTGTCAAAACAAGCTTTGCAGACAGTGTGCTGGATTTGCCTCTCATGTTCTCTCAGCATTCCCTCGAGGGTCCCTCCTAGTGGCATAAATGGTCCAGAGTAATGAAGCCAGTTCTTCTTGGGAACATAACCCTGTGCTCAATAGAAAAGACTAAGATATTAGTTCATAACTACAGAATGGTGCAATATATGATTAAGTTCCAAAACACATTGCAAAGTAAATTTGCTCAAAATTTTGAGAATGCAGAAAGAAAACATggtaaaaatcttataattgcTCCTATACCTCATATGCTGTGTGTGCATAAGCGTGTCTAATTTATCCAGTGATTTTGATGATTCCAGTATTTCTTTACCACTGAAAAATCTTTTCCAGTTAGGTGCTCATCCTTCTTATAGGTAGCTTTCGAACTATCCAGCAAAGTTGACCAGTCATGCTTTCCAGAGTCATTGCCCCACTTTGTATTCACTCAACTCTCTGTTCTACAATCTAATTGGGATCGGCCTCTAGCTGCAACTGAATTGGAAAATCTGGACAAACTGGCTGCATCTGGGTGGAAGTAGGATCTTAGATTTCTCAAATCTGCAGCCCTCCTGGGGGGGCCAAATGGCCCACTACCTGCAAGGTGCTCAGTCTCACTTGCCATCCTACTCCATATAGTTTCTAAGGTACTAGTTTGCTTTAACTGGCCCGAATGGGAGTAAACATTTCCTGTTAGTCCTTTTGGTGGCTCAATAGGAAAGCCACAACCAGTATCCTCTTCAGGACTGTACTTTTCACTTCAGCTTTTAGGATTAGGCTGTCTTTGCTGCTTCTgcatttgttaaaatattttacttatcAGATAAGCTAGATCATTgatattataaacaaaaacatGATTTAGTAGTAATTGTACAGCATGAAAGTTCAATGTAGActtgaaattgaagaaattacTTGTATGGATTCTGGCAACTCAGCATTGGCATCAGGTGCAGGCACGGCCTTAAATTCTCTGGCAGCTTTTCTTATTGTCTCGTGAGCATGTTGTCTACCGCCAACAGCTCCTTTCCTGTTTCCAAATGAGAAAATCGTAAGCGAgtggataatttttttacttaaaagaaaaagatcctCCACTCCCTAACTAGTAATTAAGGTCAGGTCGTAGTTGGGATCTCTTCTTTGGTAGGTTACTGAGATTCATCTCCTAGTCAAGAGAGGAACAAAAAAAGGCTTGATTCTTCTGAGTCCCAAACCTAAAACTAGCAGGCGAACCACAGAATAtgtatcttttatatatatacgagTTTAAAAATTTCACCAAAGCATGAGGCTCGTGAATCAGATAATGATTTCTAGGTgtaattttatctaaatgaCCATTGACCAATATAAGTAGATCACGGAGTTATCTGCCATAGCACATGGAATTCGATAATATAACAGCAGGAAATGGTCACCTTCTTTCCTCTTGAAGCTTGACATCAAACTCCTTGCTTGATGGATACTTGGGCAAACTCGGTGGATCACAAGGCAGTGGTTTCGTTTTGAAGAactggaaaaacaaaaacatataattaaccAATCAACCTGCAAATGAAACagcattaaataattaagaagGGATTAGATACAACAATGTTTGTAAACTTACCTCACTTTGAAGGGCAGAAGTAGTGGATCCACAGACATCAGGTTCTGTTGCAAGAAGGACTTCCAAAAGGGACAAAGCTGATGATGGGAAGTCCTTGAAAGTCTCAGCAACACATCACTTGTAAGGATGTTGAGGTTTGAAAATGGTGGCATGGGGCAATTTTGATCTTTTCCAGTACTCTTCAGATGGTGACCCACAAAGTTCGAAGATCTTATGCAATTGCTCCACCTATGAATTATAGAATAAGAGACAATAGGCATCCCTTACAATTTCCGTATTACTCAAGACTAAATAGGCATTACTTGCAAAAAATTTAAGTTCCCAAGTCAAGTTCGCCTTACAGCATATAAAACGCAGATCTATGGTGTGGTTGGAAGTATGTTTGTCAGGCATTTAATATACTAATTTAAGAGTGAAGTATAAAAACATGTTCTTAAATCAGAATCGCATGATATGGCTAGGACAAGTACCTCTGTTCTTCCAGGCATGATAAGCTCCCCAGCAAAAAACTCAGCAAGAATGCACCCAGTGCTCCACAAATCCACTGCAGCTCCATAGTGTGTAGAACCAAGCAAAAGCTCAGGTGGTTGGTACCACAAGGTTACTATCCGACTTGTAAGAGGCTGCTTCTGAGGAGATCAGAAGAAAGTTGCCAGCCCAAAATCACCAATCTTGAGATTGCCATTATAATCTATTAGAAGATTTGAGCCCTTCATGTCACAATGCAATATCCCACAACTATGGCAATGTTCAAGTCCACGAAGTAGTTGTTGCATGTAACATTTTATCTGCAAAACCAAAACATATAATcctaaataagaaaatataatagaaagGGAGAAAGCTTAAATTGTACAACATAATCATTGCAATTTTATGGTCTCAACAGCTAAAACTA contains:
- the LOC123213515 gene encoding glucuronoxylan 4-O-methyltransferase 1 — translated: MRPKTNPTLSFKVLLLGVFIAFLLLFVLRSSLSLSKQEESSPISQTNHLPKTLSATKDSSNPENCSPSCNKIPRSLAQALIHYTTSTITPQQTLKEIAVTARILEKKSPCNFLVFGLGHDSLMWSSLNYGGRTIFLEEDEAWIEQIRRRFPMLESYHATYDSKVNQANNLMEVGKGPECTVVSDPKFSMCQLAMKGLPAEVYDIKWDMIMVDAPTGYYEEAPGRMTAIYTAGMMARNKENGETEVFVHDVNRVVEDNFSKEFLCEGYMKKQEGRLRHFTIPSHRDVSERPFCPQ